The following proteins are encoded in a genomic region of Macrobrachium rosenbergii isolate ZJJX-2024 chromosome 31, ASM4041242v1, whole genome shotgun sequence:
- the LOC136855368 gene encoding zwei Ig domain protein zig-8-like, producing MDHHHSAFSLLLLLCVTSITDGDEGLSLKEMEKSTSSSFMSDASLLDAFQPGIAITHQVASPGQVSATEPYIDPATPLHVTAYAGLPALIRCLVNNLGQRSVSWIRHQDIHVLTVGRFAFTNDDRFDVQHDDGSNEWVLKLRSPTVNDSGTYECQINTKPTISQLISLTVLEPKAVITAGKELYINRESTLRLTCKVTNAPSASAYLLWYHEEKVANYEMEKVQVSVENVNGSTISTLTLEDAQPANSGTYTCNPSNATPASVRVHVLSGEHPAAMQTNSASLCLMCDSRFRKAGISIAMQTFLSQLGTQKLALSLAVCACALFLHSVLENNRPSLFDVPLIHLAAGGLFLICWSLAR from the exons TCACGAGCATAACAGACGGAGACGAAGGTCTTTCCCTAAAGGAAATGGAGAAGAGTACATCGTCTTCCTTCATGTCAGACGCTTCTCTGCTCGACGCCTTCCAGCCAGGTATCGCCATCACTCACCAGGTGGCGTCTCCCGGACAGGTATCGGCGACGGAGCCATATATCGACCCTGCGACACCCCTTCACGTCACGGCGTACGCGGGCCTTCCCGCTCTCATCCGGTGCCTCGTCAATAATCTCGGGCAGAGATCC GTGTCATGGATAAGGCATCAAGATATTCACGTGCTGACAGTGGGTCGTTTCGCCTTCACAAATGATGATCGATTTGACGTCCAGCATGATGACGGCAGTAACGAATGGGTTCTGAAACTCAG ATCGCCGACAGTGAATGACTCTGGTACTTACGAATGCCAGATTAACACAAAGCCCACAATTAGTCAGCTTATATCTCTGACAGTTCTtg AGCCTAAAGCAGTGATAACAGCAGGTAAAGAACTGTACATTAACAGGGAATCTACTCTAAGACTCACGTGCAAAGTGACAAACGCTCCATCTGCGTCTGCATACTTACTCTGGTATCACGAAGAGAAA GTAGCCAATTACGAAATGGAGAAAGTACAGGTGAGCGTCGAAAACGTGAATGGGTCCACCATCAGCACTCTAACTCTAGAGGACGCTCAGCCCGCTAATTCAGGTACATACACCTGTAACCCATCGAATGCTACACCTGCCTCCGTCCGAGTACACGTGCTCAGTG gTGAACATCCTGCGGCTATGCAGACAAACAGCGCTTCCCTCTGCCTCATGTGTGATTCCAGATTTAGAAAAGCAGGCATAAGCATAGCAATGCAGACTTTCCTGAGCCAATTAGGCACGCAGAAATTGGCCCTGTCCCTCGCGGTGTGCGCATGCGCGCTATTCCTGCACAGCGTACTGGAAAACAACAGACCGTCCCTATTCGACGTACCCTTGATACACTTAGCGGCAGGCGGGCTATTCCTAATTTGCTGGAGCCTAGCGCGCTGA